The Falco naumanni isolate bFalNau1 chromosome 1, bFalNau1.pat, whole genome shotgun sequence genome window below encodes:
- the DHRS7C gene encoding dehydrogenase/reductase SDR family member 7C: protein MLITVFSIDENIAFLGKNSLKNNECILLLLLLISYGLLFPADMGVLAVLALPLLLLGISGVIYIYQSVRWLLSKSAVQNKVVVITDAISGLGKECSRVFHAGGARLVLCGRTWEKLEALYDALISVADPSMTYAPKLVLLDISDINCTQDVATEILNCYGCVDILINNASMKVKGAVQSISLELDKKIMDANYFGPITLTKAILPNMISRRTGHIVLINSIQGKIGIPFRAAYAASKHAAIGFFDCLRAEMEEFDISVSTVNPTFICSYHHQPAPGNWEASIWKFFFRKVAYGVHPVEVAEEVLRTVSSKKQEVLMANPVPRAAVYIRTFFPELFFAIVASGIREKLKTEEEN from the exons ATGCTGATTACTGTATTTTCTATAGatgaaaacattgcttttttagGTAAGaatagtttgaaaaataatgaatgcatattattattattactgttaatCTCATACGGTCTTTTGTTTCCTGCAGACATGGGTGTTCTTGCTGTACTTGCTCTACCATTGCTTCTTTTAGGGATCAGTGGAGTTATTTATATTTATCAGTCAGTCAGGTGGCTATTGTCCAAGTCAGCTGTGCAAAACAAGGTGGTGGTGATCACAGATGCCATCTCAGGACTGGGCAAGG AATGCTCTCGAGTGTTTCACGCAGGAGGAGCAAGGCTTGTGTTGTGTGGCAGGACATGGGAAAAATTAGAAGCCTTGTATGATGCTTTAATTAGCGTGGCAGACCCCAGTATG ACATATGCACCAAAGCTTGTACTTCTGGATATCTCAGACATAAACTGCACTCAAGATGTAGCTACGGAAATCCTGAATTGCTATGGCTGTGTGGATATACTGATCAACAATGCAAGTATGAAGGTGAAAGGAGCAGTGCAGAGCATTTCATTGGAACTTGATAAAAAGATAATGGATGCCAACTATTTTGGACCTATAACGTTAACCAAAG ccattcTTCCCAACATGATCTCAAGAAGAACCGGGCACATTGTTCTAATTAATAGTATTCAAGGAAAAATAGGAATCCCGTTCCGTGCCGCTT atgCTGCTTCTAAGCATGCCGCTATAGGTTTTTTTGATTGTCTTAGAgctgaaatggaagaatttGATATTTCTGTCAGTACTGTGAATCCAACCTTCATCTGTTCATACCATCACCAACCAGCACCTGGCAACTGGGAGGCATCTATTTGGAAAT TCTTTTTCAGAAAGGTGGCATACGGCGTGCACCCGGTGGAGGTGGCGGAGGAAGTCTTGCGCACAGTGAGCAGTAAAAAGCAGGAGGTGCTTATGGCCAACCCAGTCCCCCGAGCAGCAGTTTACATTCGCACCTTCTTCCCTGAGCTCTTTTTTGCCATTGTTGCCTCAGGGATTAGGGAAAAGCTgaagacagaagaggaaaattgA
- the LOC121085550 gene encoding uncharacterized protein LOC121085550 has product MASSKRSQTLLAETAQLSLLQLLQLAIANSNGMTVNYDALRRLLEGILRLLDLWELPGQQQGLSPTQPEGAQPAEASPGLEEAAGGTQAWPQGQSSKGQEVQEHLLQKTTSSPRVPSAAADVKEMEEGDVSGVSKAVALYRNLLEEMSGMKVAQACMAEDLRTIQKALGLEGTGGQSAPAEPQASAVDTLHGVSSALGPKEPWTQPAPSTTKGSPQKWAGAPSDQARTSDGSTTSPGTQPESPGIQATLAGVQPEASSTQTASLEMQPALQGTQGRGAEVQPGPLCTDPSPQSATEVSPEATGFAQGMQVDAAGPVAAPSMQPARVGQPAPETSWATAQGLEMPLNVVSPLQEPAKGSHSVDTAGALRQVGQLGLLYTSLKEQVAQLEATKAGHGEVEKLSLLFLKEGKESISSILADLQDQKSSLQGLAGDLQGEKGKIRQLEDVLQKLQKAGSACQEDYKETTLHLGTMVRELQREMRELREQHLAREATLEQRVTEVAAQLQEQLDKLKAMERGVGQEQAVCPDCNMNASGQLGQLLRCYQKLQEQVNLQAAGKVARQLPGRSQQDKGLLEHIQANVKQTQEDCDRLSRVTGNLVADCQRKQGDLEVLFQSVERLQRDKAAKEDLALELEVKADKAALAGKVNCTQFESNIERLYEAIEEVRSQVTGQGQGWQEVQQQLSELREEMDSKLDRLELGPFQQELENWKRSLKQLKERLPAMPDGGAGIKKQLLVPFSCLSCDRPLSMLVPGPQQTPERQQPTVPRQHGGQHTLGAPLQHSSTLQPHPPSTPRLLQRSSTLQPHPPSTPRLLQRNSTLQPHPPSTPRLHKSHTQLPIQIGMTKLGDEVELVGKDGRIYKGRRPLLVDKEGTATSPEQKPASAYSQLGQAAPGIFIQPLHHKYSSVPAERNLGSLGKPTPSSRRASSCRQQD; this is encoded by the exons ATGGCGAGCTCGAAGAGATCGCAGACGCTGCTAGCGGAGACggcccagctcagcctgctccagctgctgcagcttgccaTTGCGAACTCCAACGGCATGACCGTAAACTACGATGCACTGCGCAGGCTGCTGGAGGGCATCCTCAGGCTGCTGGACCTgtgggagctgcctgggcagcagcaggggctcaGCCCAACGCAGCCGGAGGGGGCCCAGCCTGCCGAGGCCTCCCCCGGGCTGGAGGAGGCGGCAGGTGGGACCCAGGCCTGGCCGCAGGGCCAGAGCTCCAAGGGCCAGGAGGTGCAGGAGCACCTGCTGCAGAAGaccaccagcagcccccggGTCCCCTCTGCAGCCGCTGATGTGAAGGAGATGGAGGAAGGCGATGTGAGCGGTGTCTCCAAG GCCGTGGCGCTCTACCGGAATCTCCTGGAGGAGATGAGTGGGATGAAGGTGGCACAGGCCTGCATGGCGGAGGACCTCAGGACGATCCAGAAGGCACTCGGCttg gaAGGCACTGGGGGCCAGTCTGcccctgctgagccccaggcTTCAGCTGTGGACACGCTGCATGGAGTGAGCTCAGCGCTGGGGCCGAAGGAGCCATGGACACagcctgcccccagcaccaccaaggGGAGCCCTCAGAAGTGGGCAGGTGCTCCCTCTGATCAAGCAAGGACTTCTGATGGGAGCACCACCTCCCCGGGGACACAGCCAGAGTCCCCTGGGATCCAGGCCACTCTTGCAGGGGTGCAACCAGAGGCCTCCAGCACCCAGACTGCCTCCTTGGAGATGCAGCCAGCACTTCAAGGGAcccagggcagaggagcagaggttCAGCCAGGCCCCCTCTGCACGGACCCCAGCCCTCAGAGTGCAACGGAGGTGTCCCCTGAGGCCACTGGCTTTGCTCAGGGGATGCAAGTTGATGCTGCAGGTCCCGTGGCTGCACCCAGCATGCAGCCTGCCAGGGTCGGACAGCCAGCCCCAGAGACCTCCTGGGCAACAGCCCAGGGCTTAGAGATGCCCCTCAACGTTGTGTCCCCCTTGCAAGAGCCAGCGAAGGGTTCCCACTCTGTAGACACAGCAGGGGCTCTACGCCAGGTTGGACAGCTGGGCCTCCTCTACACAAGCCTGAAGGAGCAGGTGGCCCAGCTGGAAGCCACCAAGGCAGGACATGGGGAGGTTGAGAAGCTGAGCCTGCTCTTCCTGAAGGAAG GCAAGGAGAGCatcagcagcatcctggcagaCCTCCAGGACCAGAAGTCCTccctgcaggggctggctggtgACCTGCAGGGCGAGAAGGGGAAG AtcaggcagctggaggatgtgcttcaaaagctgcagaaggCTGGATCTGCCTGCCAAGAGGATTACAAGGAGACTACACTGCACCTGGG GACCATGGTGCGGGAGCTACAGCGGGAAATGAGGGAGCTGAGGGAGCAGCACCTCGCAAGAGAGGCCACGTTGGAGCAGAGGGTGACAGAGgtggctgcccagctgcaggagcag ctggacaAGCTGAAGGCGATGGAGAGGGGcgtggggcaggagcaggcagtgtGCCCCGACTGCAACATGAACGCCagtgggcagctggggcagctcctgcggTGCTACCAGAAGCTCCAGGAGCAGGTGAACTTGCAGGCAGCGGGCAAGGTGGCGCGGCAGCTGCCGGGGAGGAGCCAG CAGGACaaggggctgctggagcacaTCCAGGCCAATGTCAAACAGACCCAAGAGGACTGTGACAGACTGAGCCGCGTCACAGGGAATCTTGTAGCTGACTGTCAGCGGAAGCAGGGAGACCTAGAG GTTCTGTTCCAGTCCGTGGAAAGACTGCAGAGGGACAAAGCTGCGAAGGAAGACCTGGCGCTGGAACTGGAAGTG AAAGCAGACAAAGCTGCCCTGGCCGGCAAAGTCAACTGCACGCAGTTTGAGTCCAACATAGAGCGACTGTACGAGGCCATAGAGGAGGTGCGGAGCCAGGTGACaggccaggggcagggctggcaggaggtccagcagcagctcagtgagCTCCGTGAAGAGATGGACTCCAAG CTGGACCGCCTGGAGCTGGGGCCTTTCCAGCAGGAGCtagagaactggaagagaagCCTGAAGCAGCTCAAGGAGAGGCTACCGGCGATGCCTGACGGCGGAGCTGGGATTAAGAA gcagctgctggtcCCGTTTAGCTGCCTGTCCTGCGACCGGCCCCTCAGCATGCTCGTGCCTGGCCC ACAGCAGACGCCTGAACGCCAGCAGCCCACTGTGCCGCGGCAGCATGGTGGCCAGCACACCCTCGGTGCCccgctgcagcacagctccacgCTCCAGCCTCACCCGCCCAGCACCCCGCGGCTGCTGCAGCGCAGCTCCACGCTCCAGCCTCACCCGCCCAGCACCCCGCGGCTGCTGCAGCGCAACTCCACGCTCCAGCCTCACCCGCCCAGCACCCCGCGGTTGCACAAGTCCCACACCCAGCTCCCCATCCAGATAGGGATGACAAAG ctcGGTGACGAAGTGGAGCTGGTGGGCAAGGATGGCCGCATCTACAAGGGCCGGCGGCCTCTGCTCGTGGACAAGGAGG GCACCGCCACCTCACCTGAGCAGAAGCCAGCATCAGCCTACAGCCAGCTGGGCCAGGCAGCACCGGGAATCTTCATCCAGCCCCTTCACCACAAGTACAGCAGCGTGCCAGCTGAGCGGAACTTGGGGTCCCTGGGCAAACCCACCCCCTCGAGCAGGAGAGCGAGCAGTTGCAGGCAGCAAGACTAA